The Aedes aegypti strain LVP_AGWG chromosome 3, AaegL5.0 Primary Assembly, whole genome shotgun sequence genome contains a region encoding:
- the LOC110678264 gene encoding non-classical arabinogalactan protein 31-like codes for MENALSSIVQAEAKAEAIKLKPKLKPKLKPKLKPKLKPKLKPKLKPKLKPKLKPKLKPKLKPKLKPKLKPKLKPKLKPKLKPKLKPKLKPKLKPKLKPKLKPKLKPKLKPKLKPKLKPKLKPKLKPKLKPKLKPKLKPKLKPKLKPKLKPKLKPKLKPKNEVLREGIQRLKWSKQEKIAMLPGLNVRNEAKWKQNRTIVGIVES; via the exons ATGGAAAATGCACTGTCGAGCATCGTCCAAG CTGAAGCCAAAGCTGAAGCCATAAAGCTGAAGCCAAAGCTGAAGCCAAAGCTGAAGCCAAAGCTGAAGCCAAAGCTGAAGCCAAAGCTGAAGCCAAAGCTGAAGCCAAAGCTGAAGCCAAAGCTGAAGCCAAAGCTGAAGCCAAAGCTGAAGCCAAAGCTGAAGCCAAAGCTGAAGCCAAAGCTGAAGCCAAAGCTGAAGCCAAAGCTGAAGCCAAAGCTGAAGCCAAAGCTGAAGCCAAAGCTGAAGCCAAAGCTGAAGCCAAAGCTGAAGCCAAAGCTGAAGCCAAAACTGAAGCCAAAGCTGAAGCCAAAGCTGAAGCCAAAGCTGAAGCCAAAGCTGAAGCCAAAGCTGAAGCCAAAGCTGAAGCCAAAGCTGAAGCCAAAGCTGAAGCCAAAGCTGAAGCCAAAGCTGAAGCCAAAGCTGAAGCCAAAGCTGAAGCCAaa GAATGAGGTACTGCGAGAGGGTATTCAACGGTTGAAGTGGAGTAAGCAGGAAAAAATAGCGATGCTGCCAGGATTGAATGTGAGGAATGAGGCCAAGTGGAAACAGAACAGAACCATTGTTGGGATTGTCGAAAGTTAA